The following are encoded in a window of Salmo trutta chromosome 9, fSalTru1.1, whole genome shotgun sequence genomic DNA:
- the LOC115200144 gene encoding L-serine dehydratase/L-threonine deaminase-like, which translates to MNNPQERALHMATPLRESLALTKLAGTSVYLKLESSQPTGSFKIRGIGHLCKTWAERGCERFVCCSGGNAGMAAAYSARKLGVPATIVVPSVTPEPTVERLRDEGADVVIHGKALNASIEYGQQLVANNPGWIFISPFDDPLIWEGHASLVKEMESQLQEKPGAMVLSVGGGGLMNGVVEGLRRAGWDNVPVVAMETMGAHSLNAAIKAGKLITLPEITSIATTLGLTRVSAQTLKLAGEHTVYSEVVTDQEAVKAVERFVDDEKVLVEPACGAALAAVYCDIIPRLQKEGKLAQDLGPVVIIVCGGNNISMEQLQKLKQQLGMSSS; encoded by the exons ATGAACAACCCACAGGAGAGAGCTCTTCACATGGCCACCCCACTGAGGGAGAGCCTTGCCCTGACCAAACTAGCAGGCACCTCCGTCTACCTGAAACTAGAGTCATCCCAGCCCACAGGATCCTTCAAGATCAGGGGCATTGGACACCTTTGCAAGACA TGGGCTGAACGAGGCTGTGAGAGATTTGTCTGTTGTTCAG GAGGAAATGCTGGTATGGCGGCTGCCTACTCTGCCCGTAAGCTTGGGGTACCTGCCACCATTGTCGTGCCCAGTGTCACCCCGGAACCAACAGTTGAGAGGCTGAGGGACGAAGGCGCCGATGTGGTCATTCATGGCAAGGCGTTGAATGCGAGCATTGAATATGGACAACAGCTTGTGGCCAACAACCCTGGATGGATCTTCATCTCTCCCTTTGATGACCCTCTCATCTG GGAGGGCCATGCGTCTCTGGTGAAGGAGATGGAGTCCCAGCTGCAGGAGAAGCCTGGGGCGATGGTGTTGTCTGTTGGAGGTGGAGGCCTCATGAATGGGGTTGTCGAAGGACTGCGTCGCGCCGGCTGGGACAATGTTCCAGTCGTAGCGATGGAGACCATGGGGGCACACAGCCTCAATGCTGCTATAAAGGCTGGGAAGTTGATCACTCTGCCTGAGATCACAAG CATTGCCACAACGTTGGGCCTGACAAGAGTATCTGCACAGACCCTGAAACTTGCTGGCGAACATACCGTTTACTCCGAGGTGGTCACAGACCAGGAGGCTGTCAAAGCTGTCGAGCGCTTTGTTG ACGATGAGAAGGTCCTGGTGGAGCCTGCGTGTGGCGCTGCCCTGGCAGCTGTGTACTGTGACATCATCCCCAGACTGCAGAAGGAGGGCAAGCTGGCGCAGGACCTGGGCCCTGTGGTGATCATAGTGTGTGGAGGCAACAACATCAGCATGGAACAACTCCAGAAACTGAAGCAGCAGTTGGGCATGTCATCTAgctag